A stretch of the Malus sylvestris chromosome 10, drMalSylv7.2, whole genome shotgun sequence genome encodes the following:
- the LOC126585507 gene encoding bystin-like translates to MGKKRQRERHQNPEPFLAEENGSVASKKRTKSKQHQQEEKLISSGMSSKILKQALAQQREIEDEENRAQNPNNSLLDVSEEPRKEEADGEEDDIDDFGGFSETQSRFDSYEESDEHGEKLLNEIDEHDEKILEQFLSKDAGPQRTLADLIVARIKEKDSTVGSDARPLPKLDTSVIDLYKGVGKFLNKYTAGKIPKAFKHIPSVPRWEDVLYLTEPENWSPNAMYQATRIFASNLGKEKVERFYKLVLLPRVREDIRKHKRLHFALYQSLKKSLYKPAAFFIGILFPLCESGTCNLREAVIFGSIIQKVSIPPLHSSVALMKLAEMKYCGTTSYFIKLLLDKKYALPYRVLDALVAHFMRFMEETRVMPVIWHQSLLTFVQRYKNELQKEDKDNLRNLLEKQKHYLVTPEIRRELDNSRNRGEKEDDLMSIASPVGVINKPFEEDWFDIPDVPMEDD, encoded by the exons ATGGGGAAGAAGAGGCAGAGGGAGAGGCACCAGAATCCGGAGCCGTTCCTCGCTGAAGAAAATGGCTCCGTCGCCTCCAAGAAGCGGACCAAGTCGAAGCAGCACCAGCAGGAGGAGAAGCTTATATCTTCCGGAATGAGCTCCAAGATCCTCAAGCAGGCTCTGGCTCAGCAGCGGGAGATTGAGGACGAGGAGAACCGCGCCCAAAACCCGAACAATTCGTTGCTGGATGTATCGGAAGAGCCGCGGAAGGAGGAGGCCGACGGCGAAGAGGACGACATCGATGATTTCGGTGGATTCTCCGAAACGCAGAGCCGTTTTGACAGTTATGAA GAGAGTGATGAACATGGTGAGAAGCTATTAAATGAGATTGATGAACATGATGAGAAGATATTGGAGCAATTCTTGTCAAAGGATGCCGGTCCGCAGCGTACATTGGCTGACCTCATTGTTGCAAGAATCAAAGAGAAAGATTCAACTGTCGGCTCAG ATGCGAGGCCTTTGCCCAAATTGGATACCTCCGTCATCGATTTGTATAAGGG GGTTGGTAAGTTTCTTAATAAGTACACTGCGGGGAAGATTCCCAAGGCATTCAAACACATCCCTTCAGTGCCACGATGGGAGGATGTCCTATATTTGACTGAGCCTGAGAATTGGTCACCAAATGCAATGTATCAGGCTACGAGAATTTTTGCTTCCAATTTGGGTAAGGAGAAGGTAGAACGTTTCTACAAGCTTGTGTTGCTCCCAAGGGTGAGAGAAGACATCCGCAAGCATAAGCGCTTGCATTTTGCACTATATCAATCTTTGAAGAAGTCTTTGTACAAGCCTGCTGCCTTTTTTATAGGAATACTGTTTCCCTTGTGTGAG TCAGGGACATGTAATCTAAGAGAAGCTGTTATTTTTGGGAGTATTATTCAGAAGGTCTCCATTCCTCCACTTCATTCTAG TGTTGCATTAATGAAGCTTGCAGAAATGAAGTACTGTGGCACAACGAG TTATTTTATAAAGCTTCTTTTGGATAAAAAGTATGCCTTGCCATATCGCGTACTGGACGCTCTTGTTGCacattttatgagatttatggaGGAAACAAGAGTAATGCCTGTGATATGGCACCAGTCACTTCTTACATTTGTGCAAAG GTATAAAAATGAATTGCAAAAGGAGGACAAAGATAATCTCAGAAATCTTCTTGAAAAGCAAAAACACTATTTG GTAACCCCTGAAATAAGAAGGGAACTAGATAACAGTCGCAATCGTGGTGAGAAAGAGGACGATCTCATGTCAATTG CTTCTCCAGTTGGTGTGATCAATAAACCTTTCGAAGAGGATTGGTTTGACATTCCAGATGTGCCTATGGAGGACGACTAG
- the LOC126586854 gene encoding uncharacterized protein LOC126586854 translates to MGERKVLNKYYPPDFDPSKLPRIRRPKNQQIKVRMMLPMSIRCNTCGNYIYKGTKFNSRKEDVVGETYLGIQIFRFYFKCTKCSAELAMKTDPQNSDYVVEAGATRNFEPWRNEDEEVDKEKQKRESEEMGDAMRALENRTQDSKREMDVMAALDEMKSMKSRHATVSVDAMLEALKQTSAQKEKRIEDEDEAVIKSIVFHNSKDYIKRIHDEDLDDEEDMIEPLSGNSETSTHKLKRQKLTQGLPSNPTDWLTKSSISDTSSNGGNRNTFKSSNVKVAVVKKPVVAEGKKPAEPEDKKQLGEEVQNSKKPNEKKQEGENKSSATANVLQSLCQNYDSDDSDE, encoded by the exons ATGGGAGAACGTAAGGTTCTGAACAAGTACTATCCGCCGGACTTCGACCCTTCGAAGCTGCCCCGGATCAGGAGGCCGAAGAATCAACAGATAAAGGTGCGGATGATGCTTCCGATGAGCATTCGGTGCAACACCTGCGGCAATTACATCTACAAAGGCACCAAGTTCAATTCTCGCAAAGAAGATGTCGTTGGAGAG ACGTATTTGGGAATTCAAATATTCAGATTTTACTTCAAATGTACCAAGTGCTCTGCGGAACTCGCGATGAAGACAGACCCTCAGAATTCTGACTATGTTGTTGAGGCCGGTGCGACGCGTAATTTTGAACCCTGGCGCAATGAAGATGAG gaAGTAGATAAGGAGAAACAGAAAAGGGAATCCGAAGAAATGGGAGATGCCATGAGAGCCTTGGAGAACAGAACACAGGATTCAAAGAGAGAGATGGACGTCATGGCTGCTTTGGATGAGATGAAGTCCATGAAG TCCAGGCATGCGACTGTGAGTGTGGATGCTATGTTGGAGGCTTTGAAACAAACTTCTGCCCAAAAG GAAAAAAGGATTGAAGACGAGGATGAAGCAGTCATAAAATCAATAGTATTCCAT AACTCAAAAGATTATATTAAAAGGATTCATGATGAAGATttagatgatgaagaagatATGATTGAGCCTTTAAGTGGCAACAGCGAAACATCAACCCATAAATTGAAG CGGCAAAAGCTTACTCAAGGGCTTCCTAGCAATCCGACAGATTGGTTGACAAAAAGCAGTATTTCTGATACCTCAAGCAACGGAG GGAATCGAAATACTTTCAAGTCTTCGAATGTTAAGGTTGCTGTAGTTAAGAAACCAGTTGTGGCTGAAGGTAAAAAGCCAGCGGAACCAGAAGACAAGAAACAATTGGGAGAGGAGGTTCAAAATTCGaaaaaaccaaatgagaagaaacAAGAGGGAGAGAATAAAAGCAGTGCTACAGCCAATGTATTGCAATCATTGTGCCAAAACTATGATAGCGACGACAGTGATGAATGA
- the LOC126586855 gene encoding deoxypodophyllotoxin synthase-like, which translates to MGSLAPPKLPTINFSAEGLKPGSSSWLSTAKQVRYALEEYGSFVAQYDQISPELQNNIFGQAADLFEVPVENKVKNVGEQPYRGYIGPNPFMPLYESLCIDNVTSPQATHKFKNLMWPAGKKNFCETTDSFGQLLGDLERTVGQMLFDSFGVGKEYESVANCNSHLLRFIKYKVPEDTDTTLRFPMHTDNSFTTIVVQHDVSGLEVKTKEGDWINIESVPSQFLFMAADGLQMWSNDRIKACQHRVKHCGNKTRYSLGLFTFNNGVLQVPKELVDDEHPLLYNPCDSRGYTRFHASAESKKAASRIKAYCGIKVEN; encoded by the exons ATGGGTTCCTTAGCACCTCCCAAGCTTCCTACTATCAACTTCTCAGCCGAAGGCTTGAAGCCCGGATCAAGTTCTTGGTTGTCCACCGCCAAACAAGTCCGGTACGCACTCGAAGAATACGGCTCTTTCGTGGCACAGTATGATCAAATTTCTCCAGAACTTCAAAACAACATCTTTGGCCAGGCCGCAGATCTGTTTGAGGTTCCCGTAGAAAACAAAGTAAAGAATGTTGGTGAGCAACCGTATCGTGGGTATATTGGTCCAAACCCCTTCATGCCACTCTATGAAAGCTTGTGCATCGATAATGTGACATCTCCCCAGGCAACTCACAAGTTCAAAAATCTGATGTGGCCTGCTGGAAAGAAAAACTTCTG TGAAACTACGGATTCATTTGGGCAGTTATTAGGAGATTTGGAACGAACAGTGGGACAAATGTTATTCGACAGCTTTGGGGTAGGAAAAGAGTACGAGTCTGTCGCTAATTGCAACAGTCACCTCCTTAGATTCATCAAATATAAGGTGCCGGAGGACACTGACACTACGTTAAGGTTTCCAATGCATACAGACAATAGCTTCACAACCATAGTTGTTCAGCACGATGTTAGTGGGTTGGAGGTTAAAACAAAGGAAGGTGATTGGATTAATATTGAGTCTGTGCCTTCACAGTTCTTATTCATGGCAGCCGATGGATTGCAG ATGTGGAGCAATGACAGAATAAAAGCTTGCCAACACCGAGTGAAGCATTGCGGAAACAAGACGAGATATTCTCTCGGTCTGTTTACATTCAACAATGGAGTCTTACAAGTACCAAAAGAACTAGTGGACGATGAGCACCCACTGCTCTATAATCCATGTGATAGTCGTGGCTATACACGATTTCATGCTTCGGCAGAGTCCAAGAAGGCAGCGTCTCGTATCAAAGCTTATTGCGGTATCAAAGTTGAAAACTAG
- the LOC126585508 gene encoding UDP-glycosyltransferase TURAN-like isoform X1: MAGKGRKRGRACVVVLGDIGRSPRMQYHALSLARQASLEVDIVAYGGSEPHSAVLEHQSIHIHEMQQWPTFSRGLPSILKPFVLLIKAVTQFLMLLWFLCVKIPAPDVFLVQNPPSVPTLVAVKWASWFRKSAFIVDWHNFGYTLLALSLGRSSQFVAIYRWFERHFGKMADGSLCVTRAMQHELAQNWGIKATVLYDQPPEFFQPASLEEKHKLFCRLDKILRQPLGVQDCTSTETGEENTDMNETLFTTFVGTDVTSKPNRPALIVSSTSWTPDEDFEILLEAAVMYDRRVAAILNEDDSTKEEVLWKEIHSGKQYLYPRLLFVITGKGPEKQKYEQKISRLHLKRVAFRTMWLSAEDYPLLLGSADLGVCLHTSSSGLDLPMKVVDMFGCGLPVCAVSYSCIKELVQVEKNGLLFSSSSELADELLMLFKGFPDACDSLKVLRNGALEMASSGRWATEWEEHAKALILEVISKNSD, from the exons ATGGCTGGCAAAG GAAGGAAGAGGGGGAGGGCTTGCGTGGTGGTGCTGGGCGACATTGGGCGGAGCCCCCGTATGCAGTATCATGCTCTTTCGCTTGCCCGGCAG GCGTCTCTGGAGGTAGATATTGTTGCATATGGAG GTTCCGAACCCCATTCTGCTGTGCTGGAGCATCAGTCCATTCACATACACGAAATG CAGCAGTGGCCGACATTTTCGCGTGGCCTTCCCAGTATACTTAAACCCTTCGTGCTATTGATCAAGGCAGTGACTCAGTTTTTAATGCTCCTGTGGTTTCTTTGCGTTAAGATACCCGCTCCCGATGTATTTCTGGTTCAG AATCCACCTTCTGTTCCGACCTTAGTGGCTGTAAAATGGGCAAGCTGGTTTAGGAAATCTGCCTTTATTGTTGACTGGCATAATTTTGGATATACTTTACTGGCATTGTCTCTTGGAAGAAGTAGTCAATTTGTGGCAATATACCGTTG GTTTGAGAGGCATTTTGGGAAGATGGCAGATGGTTCCCTATGTGTAACGAGGGCAATGCAACATGAATTGGCTCAAAATTGGGGGATTAA AGCCACAGTTCTATATGATCAGCCTCCTGAGTTTTTCCAACCAGCTTCACTCGAAGAAAAACATAAG TTGTTCTGCAGATTGGATAAAATTCTAAGGCAGCCTCTTGGTGTTCAAGATTGCACCAGCACTG AAACAGGGGAAGAGAATACAGACATGAATGAGACTCTGTTTACCACTTTCGTTGGTACTGACGTTACTTCAAAGCCAAACAGGCCGGCACTCATAGTTAGCAGTACAAGCTG GACTCCTgatgaagattttgaaattcTCTTGGAAGCAGCTGTCATGTATGATAGGCGTGTTGCTGCAATTTTAAATGAAGATGATTCTACTAAAGAAGAGGTTCTCTGGAAGGAAATCCATAGTGGGAAGCAATACTTGTACCCTAGGCTGTTATTTGTCATTACTG GTAAAGGGcctgaaaaacaaaaatatgaacAAAAAATTAGCCGATTACACCTCAAACGCGTGGCATTTCGTACTATGTGGTTGTCTGCTGAGGACTATCCATTGCTTCTTG GATCAGCAGATCTTGGTGTATGCTTGCACACGTCCTCATCAGGGTTGGATCTTCCAATGAAG GTCGTGGACATGTTTGGTTGTGGACTGCCAGTTTGTGCTGTTTCCTACTCATG CATCAAGGAACTAGTGCAAGTTGAGAAAAATGGCCTTCTCTTTTCATCGTCGTCAGAGCTAGCTGATGAACTTTTG ATGCTGTTCAAGGGTTTTCCAGATGCATGTGATTCATTGAAGGTTCTCAGGAATGGTGCTTTGGAAATGGCTTCATCTGGGAGGTGGGCTACCGAGTGGGAAGAGCATGCCAAAGCATTAATACTAGAG GTTATCTCTAAAAACTCAGATTGA
- the LOC126585508 gene encoding UDP-glycosyltransferase TURAN-like isoform X2, with translation MAGKGRKRGRACVVVLGDIGRSPRMQYHALSLARQASLEVDIVAYGGSEPHSAVLEHQSIHIHEMQQWPTFSRGLPSILKPFVLLIKAVTQFLMLLWFLCVKIPAPDVFLVQNPPSVPTLVAVKWASWFRKSAFIVDWHNFGYTLLALSLGRSSQFVAIYRWFERHFGKMADGSLCVTRAMQHELAQNWGIKATVLYDQPPEFFQPASLEEKHKLFCRLDKILRQPLGVQDCTSTGEENTDMNETLFTTFVGTDVTSKPNRPALIVSSTSWTPDEDFEILLEAAVMYDRRVAAILNEDDSTKEEVLWKEIHSGKQYLYPRLLFVITGKGPEKQKYEQKISRLHLKRVAFRTMWLSAEDYPLLLGSADLGVCLHTSSSGLDLPMKVVDMFGCGLPVCAVSYSCIKELVQVEKNGLLFSSSSELADELLMLFKGFPDACDSLKVLRNGALEMASSGRWATEWEEHAKALILEVISKNSD, from the exons ATGGCTGGCAAAG GAAGGAAGAGGGGGAGGGCTTGCGTGGTGGTGCTGGGCGACATTGGGCGGAGCCCCCGTATGCAGTATCATGCTCTTTCGCTTGCCCGGCAG GCGTCTCTGGAGGTAGATATTGTTGCATATGGAG GTTCCGAACCCCATTCTGCTGTGCTGGAGCATCAGTCCATTCACATACACGAAATG CAGCAGTGGCCGACATTTTCGCGTGGCCTTCCCAGTATACTTAAACCCTTCGTGCTATTGATCAAGGCAGTGACTCAGTTTTTAATGCTCCTGTGGTTTCTTTGCGTTAAGATACCCGCTCCCGATGTATTTCTGGTTCAG AATCCACCTTCTGTTCCGACCTTAGTGGCTGTAAAATGGGCAAGCTGGTTTAGGAAATCTGCCTTTATTGTTGACTGGCATAATTTTGGATATACTTTACTGGCATTGTCTCTTGGAAGAAGTAGTCAATTTGTGGCAATATACCGTTG GTTTGAGAGGCATTTTGGGAAGATGGCAGATGGTTCCCTATGTGTAACGAGGGCAATGCAACATGAATTGGCTCAAAATTGGGGGATTAA AGCCACAGTTCTATATGATCAGCCTCCTGAGTTTTTCCAACCAGCTTCACTCGAAGAAAAACATAAG TTGTTCTGCAGATTGGATAAAATTCTAAGGCAGCCTCTTGGTGTTCAAGATTGCACCAGCACTG GGGAAGAGAATACAGACATGAATGAGACTCTGTTTACCACTTTCGTTGGTACTGACGTTACTTCAAAGCCAAACAGGCCGGCACTCATAGTTAGCAGTACAAGCTG GACTCCTgatgaagattttgaaattcTCTTGGAAGCAGCTGTCATGTATGATAGGCGTGTTGCTGCAATTTTAAATGAAGATGATTCTACTAAAGAAGAGGTTCTCTGGAAGGAAATCCATAGTGGGAAGCAATACTTGTACCCTAGGCTGTTATTTGTCATTACTG GTAAAGGGcctgaaaaacaaaaatatgaacAAAAAATTAGCCGATTACACCTCAAACGCGTGGCATTTCGTACTATGTGGTTGTCTGCTGAGGACTATCCATTGCTTCTTG GATCAGCAGATCTTGGTGTATGCTTGCACACGTCCTCATCAGGGTTGGATCTTCCAATGAAG GTCGTGGACATGTTTGGTTGTGGACTGCCAGTTTGTGCTGTTTCCTACTCATG CATCAAGGAACTAGTGCAAGTTGAGAAAAATGGCCTTCTCTTTTCATCGTCGTCAGAGCTAGCTGATGAACTTTTG ATGCTGTTCAAGGGTTTTCCAGATGCATGTGATTCATTGAAGGTTCTCAGGAATGGTGCTTTGGAAATGGCTTCATCTGGGAGGTGGGCTACCGAGTGGGAAGAGCATGCCAAAGCATTAATACTAGAG GTTATCTCTAAAAACTCAGATTGA